The following are encoded together in the Rhizobium brockwellii genome:
- a CDS encoding DUF917 domain-containing protein translates to MKLNSQQLCDLAVGAAFLGTGGGGDPYVGRLMVQQCLDEGLEVNIIDPKELADDMLVIPTAMMGAPTVLVEKIPSGEEAMFSLQRLERHLGRKAQATMPIEIGGINSTIPLVVGARLGLPIVDGDGMGRAFPFLEMETFGVYGVSGSPMAVSDEYGDCAVIEAVDNRQMEWLSRAVAIRMGGCAYIAEYAMSGADVKRTAIPNTLSLAIRIGEVLRKAKSSHENPIEALLGFLPSTLYRYGRIIFGGKITDVMRATKAGFSIGRVTIGGLPPFGSTMEIEIQNENLIARVDGKVKAIVPDLICIMNTETAEPITSENLRYGQRVTVLAVSVPEIMRTPEALDVFGPACFGLKEPFISIEEIG, encoded by the coding sequence ATGAAGCTCAACAGTCAACAACTCTGCGACCTCGCCGTCGGCGCGGCATTTCTCGGGACCGGCGGCGGCGGCGATCCCTATGTCGGCCGGCTGATGGTCCAGCAATGCCTCGACGAAGGGCTCGAGGTGAACATCATCGACCCCAAGGAACTGGCCGACGATATGCTGGTCATTCCAACTGCGATGATGGGGGCGCCGACCGTGCTGGTCGAGAAGATACCGAGCGGCGAGGAGGCGATGTTTTCGCTACAGCGGCTCGAACGCCATCTCGGTCGCAAGGCGCAGGCGACCATGCCGATCGAGATCGGCGGCATCAACTCGACGATCCCGCTCGTCGTCGGCGCCCGCCTCGGCCTGCCGATCGTCGATGGAGACGGCATGGGACGCGCCTTTCCCTTTCTCGAAATGGAAACCTTCGGCGTCTACGGCGTATCCGGCAGCCCGATGGCCGTCAGCGACGAATATGGCGATTGTGCCGTCATCGAAGCGGTCGATAACCGCCAGATGGAATGGCTTTCGCGCGCCGTCGCCATCCGCATGGGTGGCTGCGCCTATATCGCCGAATATGCGATGTCGGGCGCCGACGTCAAACGCACCGCCATCCCGAACACGCTGAGTCTTGCCATCCGCATCGGCGAAGTCCTGCGCAAGGCGAAGTCCTCGCACGAGAACCCGATCGAGGCGCTGCTCGGCTTTCTGCCTTCGACGCTCTATCGCTACGGGCGCATCATCTTCGGCGGCAAGATCACCGATGTCATGCGCGCGACCAAGGCAGGATTTTCGATCGGCCGCGTCACGATCGGCGGGCTGCCGCCCTTCGGCTCGACGATGGAGATCGAGATCCAGAACGAGAACCTGATCGCCCGCGTCGACGGCAAGGTGAAGGCGATCGTGCCCGATCTCATCTGCATCATGAACACGGAAACGGCCGAACCCATCACCAGCGAAAACCTGCGCTACGGACAGCGCGTCACCGTGCTTGCCGTTTCCGTTCCCGAAATCATGCGGACACCGGAGGCGCTCGATGTCTTCGGCCCTGCCTGCTTCGGGCTGAAGGAACCCTTCATTTCCATCGAAGAGATCGGCTGA
- a CDS encoding hydantoinase/oxoprolinase N-terminal domain-containing protein, giving the protein MRIGIDVGGTNTDAALMDGPLVLGACKSPTTSDVGSGIVAVLKQVLSMTGVSVAEIQAVMIGTTHFTNAVVERKRLLEVAAIRLGLPATKALPPMTDWPKDLADTLGRHTFMVRGGNEFDGRKIAPLDEPEILRIAGEIRSRGLTAASITSVFSPVTPDMELRAAEILGNEIPGLSISLSHEVGRVGFLERENASVMNASLADLSRKVVNSFRNALKELAINAPFYISQNDGTLMVPDYVERYPVLTFASGPTNSMRGAAMLAGEKEAMVVDIGGTTSDVGMLMQGFPRESAVAVDIGGVRTNFRMPDVLAIGLGGGSIVRDDGARIGPDSVGYEITSRALIFGGDTLTTTDIIVAAGLEDIGDRSRVAHIPARTIETALDTIHRMADEAVDRMKTSAEPLPVILVGGGSILISRDLPSASRVIRPENASVANAIGAAIAQVGGEVDRIFSLEGTSRDIVLGGAKREAEERAVKAGAEAGTVKIMDIEEVPLAYLPGSATRIRVKAIGDLVIG; this is encoded by the coding sequence ATGCGTATTGGAATAGATGTAGGCGGCACGAATACCGATGCTGCCCTGATGGACGGCCCGCTGGTGCTCGGCGCTTGCAAGAGCCCGACCACCAGCGATGTCGGTTCCGGTATTGTCGCCGTGCTGAAGCAAGTGCTGTCGATGACCGGCGTTTCGGTTGCGGAAATCCAAGCGGTGATGATCGGCACGACGCATTTCACTAATGCCGTCGTCGAGCGCAAGCGGCTGCTCGAAGTCGCGGCTATCAGGCTTGGCCTGCCGGCGACCAAGGCACTGCCGCCGATGACCGACTGGCCGAAGGATCTGGCCGACACGCTCGGCCGCCACACTTTCATGGTGCGCGGCGGCAACGAATTCGACGGCCGCAAGATCGCGCCGCTCGATGAGCCCGAAATCCTGCGCATCGCGGGTGAAATCCGCAGCCGCGGCCTCACGGCGGCCTCGATCACCTCGGTATTCTCGCCGGTCACACCCGACATGGAACTGCGGGCTGCCGAGATTCTCGGTAACGAGATCCCCGGTCTGTCGATATCGCTCAGCCACGAAGTCGGCCGGGTCGGTTTCCTCGAACGCGAAAACGCCTCGGTGATGAATGCATCGCTCGCCGACCTGTCGCGCAAGGTCGTCAACTCCTTCCGCAACGCGCTGAAGGAGCTTGCGATCAATGCACCCTTCTATATCAGCCAGAACGACGGCACACTGATGGTGCCTGATTACGTCGAGCGTTATCCGGTGCTGACGTTCGCCTCCGGCCCGACCAATTCGATGCGCGGCGCGGCGATGCTTGCCGGCGAGAAGGAGGCGATGGTCGTCGATATCGGCGGGACCACGTCGGATGTCGGCATGCTGATGCAGGGCTTCCCGCGCGAATCCGCCGTCGCCGTCGATATTGGCGGGGTCAGAACCAATTTCCGCATGCCCGACGTGCTCGCCATCGGTCTCGGCGGCGGCTCGATCGTGCGCGACGACGGCGCCCGCATCGGCCCGGATTCGGTCGGCTACGAAATCACCTCGCGCGCCCTGATCTTCGGCGGCGATACCCTGACCACGACAGACATCATCGTCGCGGCCGGCCTGGAGGATATCGGCGACCGTTCGCGTGTCGCTCATATCCCGGCAAGGACGATCGAGACGGCGCTCGATACCATCCACCGCATGGCCGACGAGGCCGTCGACCGGATGAAGACGAGCGCCGAACCCCTGCCTGTCATTCTGGTTGGTGGTGGCTCGATCCTGATCTCGCGCGACCTGCCCTCCGCGTCGCGCGTCATCCGTCCTGAGAACGCCTCCGTTGCCAATGCGATCGGCGCTGCGATCGCGCAGGTCGGCGGCGAGGTCGACCGCATCTTCTCGCTCGAAGGTACCTCCCGCGACATCGTGCTCGGCGGCGCCAAGAGGGAGGCCGAGGAGCGCGCAGTCAAGGCGGGTGCAGAGGCCGGAACGGTCAAGATCATGGATATCGAGGAGGTGCCGCTCGCCTATCTGCCGGGCAGTGCGACGCGCATCCGCGTCAAAGCCATCGGCGATCTCGTGATCGGATGA
- a CDS encoding DUF917 domain-containing protein, with protein MAIITNEDIDDLAVGAALLGTGGGGDPYIGKLMAKAAIERHGPVDLLPLDDVPDGIEVAACGAMGAPTILIEKMPSGEEIGLALRAYEKRVGKAMGAIIPFEAGGINSMVPIMLAAECRLPVIDADGMGRAFPQLEMETFNVYGVPAAPVTVADEQGNVVIIETESAAKAEWLARGVTIRMGGQSYIVNYGMDGRTTRRVSVPGTMSLAIGIGRTIRLALAAHRDPLADLIEFFSGTHYETARLLASGKVVDVSRREQNGWSVGVVTIEPFDTSRRPVRIQIQNENLVAEEDGRVLAIVPDLICILEADTAEPITTERLRYGQRVNVLGVKVPPIMRTPEALDVFGPAAFGLTQNYAPLEAG; from the coding sequence ATGGCAATCATCACCAACGAGGATATCGACGATCTGGCGGTCGGCGCGGCCCTTCTCGGCACCGGCGGCGGCGGCGATCCCTATATCGGCAAACTCATGGCGAAAGCGGCGATCGAACGCCACGGTCCTGTCGATCTTCTGCCGCTCGACGATGTGCCTGATGGCATCGAGGTCGCCGCCTGCGGCGCGATGGGGGCGCCAACGATCCTGATCGAGAAGATGCCGAGCGGCGAAGAGATCGGGCTTGCGCTCAGGGCTTACGAGAAGCGTGTCGGCAAGGCGATGGGGGCGATCATCCCCTTCGAGGCCGGCGGCATCAACTCAATGGTGCCGATCATGCTGGCGGCGGAATGCCGGCTCCCGGTTATCGACGCGGACGGCATGGGCCGTGCCTTTCCGCAGCTCGAAATGGAGACCTTCAACGTCTACGGCGTGCCTGCCGCACCCGTGACCGTCGCCGACGAGCAGGGCAACGTCGTCATCATCGAGACGGAAAGTGCGGCCAAGGCGGAATGGCTCGCTCGCGGCGTGACGATCCGCATGGGCGGCCAGTCCTACATTGTCAATTACGGCATGGATGGCCGCACGACCCGTCGCGTATCCGTTCCCGGAACGATGTCGCTTGCCATCGGCATCGGGCGTACCATCCGGCTGGCGCTTGCCGCGCATCGCGATCCGCTCGCCGACCTGATCGAATTCTTCTCCGGAACGCATTACGAGACCGCGCGCCTTCTGGCCTCGGGAAAGGTGGTCGACGTCTCGCGGCGCGAGCAGAACGGCTGGTCGGTCGGCGTCGTGACGATCGAACCTTTCGACACAAGCCGCAGGCCGGTGCGCATCCAGATCCAGAACGAGAATCTGGTAGCTGAGGAAGACGGCAGGGTGCTGGCGATCGTGCCGGATCTCATCTGCATCCTCGAAGCCGATACTGCCGAACCGATAACCACCGAACGCCTGCGTTATGGCCAGCGGGTCAACGTGCTTGGCGTCAAAGTGCCGCCGATCATGCGCACACCGGAGGCATTGGACGTCTTCGGGCCCGCCGCCTTCGGCCTGACGCAGAATTACGCACCGCTCGAAGCCGGTTAG